The Branchiostoma lanceolatum isolate klBraLanc5 chromosome 3, klBraLanc5.hap2, whole genome shotgun sequence DNA segment TTGTGGATTAATATAGCCTGGTcaaaaaacaggtcaaaaacTTTGTCTCTAGAAAATATTAATAGCGCCCGTTCCTACCGGTCAGCTGTGTGGTTCCCATGGCCTTGGTGTACAGTATAAATTGCCGCGCACAGAACGAGCCTCACACACTGTCCAGATTCTGGACTCACCATATGGCAAAGATGGGGAAGTTTCTGCTCTTCTTCGTGGGTTTGATCGCCTGGCCGGACCCGTCAGTaggtgggtatgacatgtaCGTTAATTTCCTCACAAGGTGACGTCAGACCTGTTAACTGCTATTTTTGGATTATCTGCTCTTGATTTCTTAACTAAATATTAAACATAAATGGAGCAGGATGTTCAACCACAGGGTTCTGTGTTCTTGTTGTAGCCTTTACAGTTTATCAAAGACAATAGAGAAACAGACTTACAACAGATGCTAGAACAAAGGTGCTACAGAGAAGGGAATATGGGGAAAGGACATTGAATGAATTATCATTTATTGTACAAGAACATAAGATTGATTGTGTCGCCATTACCGAATCTTGTATCGGGACTACTATTGAGACGATTGGCATTGTATTATAAGATTTTCAGTCCCCATACGCCGTCACAGAAACAGAAATGGTGGGGGGTTGTTGACGTTTTTGATCGCATTGCGTTTGAAAGACGAGCTGACATTGGATGTTCCTCTGTTTAATGTATTTGGTTGGAACTCAGTGTTGGATACTTAGttcattcttgttttgtttcataaaaTTGTCAATGGCCAAGCTCGATAGTATTTAACAGATCTGATACCACCTGTGGTTTCCGAAACAACATTGTATAACCTTCGTATCAGATGAAATGTCAGTTTGTAATAGTAATTGTTTACAGGAAATCCTTAAGTTATATGAAACTCAGCTATGGAACTCTCTTGATTCTAATTTTCGTACGTTAAACACAACACTCCtttgtttaaaagaaaaaaaaatatttggtcGAATCTGGACGCTCTGCTGTTGTAACGTATTTCAATATGTCAAGGCCAAGATATACCTGTGTCCGTCTTACATGTCTCCACATTGGCACCTGtagtttaaccctatctagactggttttctttgggatatctgggacgggttggggaggggggctctttCCCCCCTTCATAACATATGCATTTCCAGCAAATTTTTCTTATTGCACAGTCAGTATTAAGTACGTTTTCTCTATCATAGGTAATTGGTTGACGTACGAAAATGAATTGTTAAGGCGTCCATAAAACGCTTAAAACATTCATTGGTGATTTTATATTCTTTTAAGGCCAGGAATACCTGACGACGGTGGGCAACTTGAATTTTTTCAAGGTCCAGGTCTCAGGACAGATGACCAATGCGAACGTCAAGGCCACGTGTGAAGCGGCGGGGATGAGGTACCCGTGCCACAACCTAGGTACAGGTCAGTGCACCCAGTGGTGGACCTCAGACTGCATCACGCTTGACGCGCTTGACGGTACCCACTGTAATACCCTATGGGCCCTCTCGGCAAACTTGTGTGGAACTGAGGACCCTCGATACTGCCAGCCCCTTGATGACACCTTTCTGAACATCCCCCACTGGCAGAGTGATGACAGCGCTTACGGAGTGGACTACGAGACTCACAGCTACAACCTGGAGGGAACAGACTACAGCAACAAGTATACCGTATGTGCAGGTGAGATTGCATTATTGGTGTTCTTTCGCCTTGGACAAAACGGTATAAAATGCTGACTATCAGAATAGATTGAATAACCCTGATTAATTATATTCAGCCACCAAGATGCTCTGTATATAacttaaatctttttttaagTCTCCTTTCAgtttttcagttgtttttactggtcttattttgcataagttcGCCGTATTTGTGATCACTGACtatatgctgataaggaaggtaacttaaccaagttcatgcacatagctgtcagctgcattcaaaacatatgtgtacatattcatttcttgttttgccgaaaaatagaattttgacaataatgacaGTAGCGCTGAGCATTGGGTCACTTCTCTAGACGGCCTGGCCCtaaaatatacgacctgtgccaagcagagatacaactatcatacacataagaaatgtAACTTGattaaacactaaaaatttgcgTCTGTAAATGTTTTTTAGTAGAAAAccaaccaaagaaaacaacgtaaacattgctgtcgtctgacgacatttttttcccgcctttttttctGGCCGCGATGGCCGGTGCCCACGTGGCGAAACGATTCAACGCCCAGCGTGGTCCAGAgattttgttacgctctaacatatgattggtaccgtctatgaaaagaaaattgaataaagagatggcgaagatattttccAATAAGTAGAAGGAGTGTTGTTAATGTATACAGTGTCATTTTTTTCGGAATGATTTTgtcagtcgggccgcattcaatacgtacatCGAGCCACGCACACAGTACGTTGTAGCCTATTTTCcttgaaaacatgagctgggatgagCTAGAAATGTAGAGCTTTTAGTATAACGTCTAGCAAAACGTGACAATTCTCCAGGCAAaggaaagctagaatatagtagactaCAAGCCTCATTTATATCTTcttaatttcattttcattaattCGAAGCCGAGCAAAACTAAAAaagcgtagcactaaatcagaacgtACATTCACGAagacgtctcacagcgttttccgCTTGCAACTTGGAGTGTAAAGGGATCATGAACCttatgaatgcatttcttgtccaagtatgttctttcgatgaatgtgttcaaaattcattcattaaaacctgaccactctctggcaaccagcgatagagcgccgtgagttccagcgcgtacaAAACGTGCGATGCTAAGGCATTTCCCGTTAGTACTGTTCACTTTTTTGTACAAGATTTGTGTTCTTCATCACGATATCTCAGCGGAGAGTGGAGTCATTTCCgtctcacctcacctcacctatcccttgacctcttctgGGGTCGTTGGGGTACCATGAATAGATCCTCCACCATCCTTCTCCACCTCACTCTATCTTATTTTCCGTCTATGGTAGCAATTTACCATAATTTCTGTGCGTGCTGTTTTTCCTGTTATTACTCACTAGAAATTGACGACTGCAAGTCCTCCCCATGTGCACACGGAACCTGCAATAACAACGTTGGAGGCTACAACTGTAGCTGTGACAACGGCTGGGAGGGGACCGACTGCGATCAAAGTGAGGAATTGCGCCTTCATTtcccatcaatcaatcattcgcaggcatcagtgtctgatgcatggcggctgcagaccatcctcgttaaaccaggacccatatcgctccacgttacatcagTCGCGGaatgggccctggtaaaaagcttcgccacatatggttatggcaggtcgacgagacttggtcatgaataattaatgagctgaccttatttggcacaaacggcagttgtagctcatgaataattaatgagctagccgtaacacgtaacatGATTGgtcgatagcttcccagcgttctttgcgcgttggcttccgatgagaggaagcaaaccctctgattggctgaagctgttttggtggcgacgtcgtcataaccatatgtgccgaagctttttaccagggcccattccgcgaccgatgtaacgtggagcgatatgggtcCTGCTTTAACGAGGatgctgcagacatgcatagggctcgccaggctggtctgctctcggcataggcTCTCCATTTGTTTCTGGTGACTCCCAGCCCCTTCATTTCCCATGCCAGAGTTTATTATTGCCCCTATAGTTCTAAACAATATTCATACAAACAGCCTGATAAGGTATATcattttttgtaaaattaaaATCAAGGGTTGAAAATAAAAGTAGCGGTTAAACCACGTTCAAAACTTAACAAATGGACAGTATCTTAAGTTATAGTGCATGGAAATAAAATCATTTCTAATTAAGTGTACGTTGATATCTTTTAGTTTTTAGATACAAAATTCAGAGTTTCAACTGTCTAATTTTActgcttgttttctttttgcaattttcagTTATGGACGACTGTGCCAGCAGTCCTTGTTGGTTCGGAGGGACTTGCGTGGATGGGTTCAGAAACTTCACCTGTATCTGTCCGAAGGGTTTCGAAGGAAAAAAGTGTGAAATCggtaaaacattgtttttttttgcaaacaccAAGTACATGCACTGTACTAGTGACATACAATCTATTTGGATATTACATTTCGTACCTAGACTTTAACTTAAAAAATACTTGTATCGTTCTCATTTTTCTTGAATGCTGAATATGATCACATCTGTTTACAGCTGCATTTTCCGGACAATGCTACCAGTTCTCGGCCGAAGCTCTCTCCCACACTGAGGCTCAGCGGGCCTGCAGTACCGA contains these protein-coding regions:
- the LOC136429683 gene encoding fibropellin-1-like isoform X2 gives rise to the protein MAKMGKFLLFFVGLIAWPDPSVGQEYLTTVGNLNFFKVQVSGQMTNANVKATCEAAGMRYPCHNLGTGQCTQWWTSDCITLDALDGTHCNTLWALSANLCGTEDPRYCQPLDDTFLNIPHWQSDDSAYGVDYETHSYNLEGTDYSNKYTVCAEIDDCKSSPCAHGTCNNNVGGYNCSCDNGWEGTDCDQIMDDCASSPCWFGGTCVDGFRNFTCICPKGFEGKKCEIAAFSGQCYQFSAEALSHTEAQRACSTENGHLADVKDGQQQLFITDGIATTTGNSSWLGMKLEPVYTVKYSDGSVAQGPLQMSAVQPPAHCDFCVVLDSSNSFQIEPTSCTEQHNYVCQSDIESCGSNVCQNGGNCTSCFGESVVFCDCPDGFVGKFCEINIACASNPCQNGGTCQDDVNPYSCNCPPGYLGDNCESDVDWCALVTCPFDWTCQDDGTNFTCLVSEAGSTRLAEPYACSSASCPDGMYCKEEGPSSFSCRSV
- the LOC136429683 gene encoding fibropellin-1-like isoform X1, with translation MAKMGKFLLFFVGLIAWPDPSVGQEYLTTVGNLNFFKVQVSGQMTNANVKATCEAAGMRYPCHNLGTGQCTQWWTSDCITLDALDGTHCNTLWALSANLCGTEDPRYCQPLDDTFLNIPHWQSDDSAYGVDYETHSYNLEGTDYSNKYTVCAEIDDCKSSPCAHGTCNNNVGGYNCSCDNGWEGTDCDQIMDDCASSPCWFGGTCVDGFRNFTCICPKGFEGKKCEIAAFSGQCYQFSAEALSHTEAQRACSTENGHLADVKDGQQQLFITDGIATTTGNSSWLGMKLEPVYTVKYSDGSVAQAGPLQMSAVQPPAHCDFCVVLDSSNSFQIEPTSCTEQHNYVCQSDIESCGSNVCQNGGNCTSCFGESVVFCDCPDGFVGKFCEINIACASNPCQNGGTCQDDVNPYSCNCPPGYLGDNCESDVDWCALVTCPFDWTCQDDGTNFTCLVSEAGSTRLAEPYACSSASCPDGMYCKEEGPSSFSCRSV